One region of Drosophila kikkawai strain 14028-0561.14 chromosome 2R, DkikHiC1v2, whole genome shotgun sequence genomic DNA includes:
- the LOC108073026 gene encoding ataxin-10 isoform X1, whose product MEHAHSDTSELIQRLVGLSVTENAEEVAGILKNLRLLLTQSQESQDTLARSPEFSSFLDAVAFNPLMRTEHRLAHNLSLQVLANSVVNNELSQRLTWNQHGSKIAEQAYAAPLGSSNNVLLMIMYNIFLNGRGGLISDLVALQTCLRLWRALNEAQCTYNFEYLHFFLEHFIVQNGRACVACYQKLDTEDRIAFLDYVAHYLRENSPNGEVTLFLLQHFAKEFRLKSDCILRETLKLKHELHPREVHTLLRIIASVSGSEKYGNVYATDQSLFINVSSLLRCVVAAGKEPDGGGLDKPMTKLEEVALTSGIDAGYEKKVSYELKTLLVRCCANLLYENKENKGYCLDTQLLPALLECTTMDARNPLMREWSILAIRNACINCPEAQQVIAGLTMQGSAPNDILSELNLDMGALRISDKRQ is encoded by the exons ATGGAGCATGCG CATAGCGACACCAGTGAGCTCATACAAAGGCTCGTGGGTCTAAGTGTGACTGAAAATGCCGAGGAAGTCGCGGGTATTCTCAAAAACCTGCGCCTGCTGCTCACACAAAGCCAGGAGAGTCAAGACACTCTGGCCAGGAGTCCAGAGTTTTCCAGTTTTCTTGATGCCGTCGCCTTTAACCCGCTAATGCGAACGGAGCATCGGCTTGCCCACAATCTGTCGCTCCAGGTGCTGGCCAACAGTGTGGTTAATAATGAGCTTAGCCAAAGATTGACCTGGAATCAGCATGGCTCGAAGATCGCCGAGCAAGCCTATGCTGCTCCCCTAGGCAGCTCCAACAACGTGCTCCTGATGATCATGTACAACATATTCCTCAATGGCCGCGGTGGTCTTATTTCCGACCTAGTGGCGCTCCAAACCTGCCTGCGTCTGTGGCGGGCCCTGAACGAGGCTCAGTGCACCTACAACTTTGAGTATTTGCACTTCTTTCTGGAGCACTTTATCGTGCAGAATGGACGTGCGTGCGTGGCCTGTTACCAGAAACTGGACACGGAGGATAGGATTGCCTTTCTGGACTACGTGGCTCATTACCTAAGGGAGAATAGCCCAAATGGTGAGGTTACCCTCTTCCTGCTGCAGCACTTTGCCAAGGAGTTCCGCCTGAAATCGGATTGCATTCTTCGGGAAACCCTCAAGCTGAAGCACGAACTGCATCCCCGCGAGGTTCACACGCTCCTGCGGATCATAGCCAGCGTCAGTGGCTCCGAGAAGTACGGCAATGTCTATGCCACCGATCAGTCGCTGTTCATCAATGTGAGCAGCTTGCTCAGATGCGTGGTGGCTGCGGGCAAAGAACCCGATGGCGGCGGACTGGATAAACCCATGACAAAGCTGGAGGAGGTGGCTCTCACCTCGGGCATTGATGCGGGCTACGAAAAGAAGGTCTCGTATGAACTGAAAACCCTACTCGTGCGCTGCTGTGCAAATCTTTTGTATGAGAATAAGGAAAACAAGGGGTATTGCCTGGACACACAACTACTGCCTGCCCTGCTGGAGTGCACAACGATGGATGCCAGGAATCCAT TGATGCGCGAGTGGAGCATCTTGGCCATACGGAATGCCTGCATCAACTGCCCGGAGGCGCAACAGGTGATTGCCGGCCTAACCATGCAGGGCTCGGCGCCCAATGACATACTCAGCGAGCTTAACCTGGACATGGGTGCGCTACGCATCTCGGACAAGAGGCAATAG
- the LOC108073026 gene encoding ataxin-10 isoform X2 — translation MRDTSELIQRLVGLSVTENAEEVAGILKNLRLLLTQSQESQDTLARSPEFSSFLDAVAFNPLMRTEHRLAHNLSLQVLANSVVNNELSQRLTWNQHGSKIAEQAYAAPLGSSNNVLLMIMYNIFLNGRGGLISDLVALQTCLRLWRALNEAQCTYNFEYLHFFLEHFIVQNGRACVACYQKLDTEDRIAFLDYVAHYLRENSPNGEVTLFLLQHFAKEFRLKSDCILRETLKLKHELHPREVHTLLRIIASVSGSEKYGNVYATDQSLFINVSSLLRCVVAAGKEPDGGGLDKPMTKLEEVALTSGIDAGYEKKVSYELKTLLVRCCANLLYENKENKGYCLDTQLLPALLECTTMDARNPLMREWSILAIRNACINCPEAQQVIAGLTMQGSAPNDILSELNLDMGALRISDKRQ, via the exons ATGCG CGACACCAGTGAGCTCATACAAAGGCTCGTGGGTCTAAGTGTGACTGAAAATGCCGAGGAAGTCGCGGGTATTCTCAAAAACCTGCGCCTGCTGCTCACACAAAGCCAGGAGAGTCAAGACACTCTGGCCAGGAGTCCAGAGTTTTCCAGTTTTCTTGATGCCGTCGCCTTTAACCCGCTAATGCGAACGGAGCATCGGCTTGCCCACAATCTGTCGCTCCAGGTGCTGGCCAACAGTGTGGTTAATAATGAGCTTAGCCAAAGATTGACCTGGAATCAGCATGGCTCGAAGATCGCCGAGCAAGCCTATGCTGCTCCCCTAGGCAGCTCCAACAACGTGCTCCTGATGATCATGTACAACATATTCCTCAATGGCCGCGGTGGTCTTATTTCCGACCTAGTGGCGCTCCAAACCTGCCTGCGTCTGTGGCGGGCCCTGAACGAGGCTCAGTGCACCTACAACTTTGAGTATTTGCACTTCTTTCTGGAGCACTTTATCGTGCAGAATGGACGTGCGTGCGTGGCCTGTTACCAGAAACTGGACACGGAGGATAGGATTGCCTTTCTGGACTACGTGGCTCATTACCTAAGGGAGAATAGCCCAAATGGTGAGGTTACCCTCTTCCTGCTGCAGCACTTTGCCAAGGAGTTCCGCCTGAAATCGGATTGCATTCTTCGGGAAACCCTCAAGCTGAAGCACGAACTGCATCCCCGCGAGGTTCACACGCTCCTGCGGATCATAGCCAGCGTCAGTGGCTCCGAGAAGTACGGCAATGTCTATGCCACCGATCAGTCGCTGTTCATCAATGTGAGCAGCTTGCTCAGATGCGTGGTGGCTGCGGGCAAAGAACCCGATGGCGGCGGACTGGATAAACCCATGACAAAGCTGGAGGAGGTGGCTCTCACCTCGGGCATTGATGCGGGCTACGAAAAGAAGGTCTCGTATGAACTGAAAACCCTACTCGTGCGCTGCTGTGCAAATCTTTTGTATGAGAATAAGGAAAACAAGGGGTATTGCCTGGACACACAACTACTGCCTGCCCTGCTGGAGTGCACAACGATGGATGCCAGGAATCCAT TGATGCGCGAGTGGAGCATCTTGGCCATACGGAATGCCTGCATCAACTGCCCGGAGGCGCAACAGGTGATTGCCGGCCTAACCATGCAGGGCTCGGCGCCCAATGACATACTCAGCGAGCTTAACCTGGACATGGGTGCGCTACGCATCTCGGACAAGAGGCAATAG
- the Snx16 gene encoding sorting nexin-16, producing the protein MSLRALRKSHNNNTGTARTPQTPSSSSSSLFKKASTATSTSPKKKSLAQTLGSNSATRSVGKQTLFRQRQLLGRCCHSSPDLRQGEKYRNSSLLRSKSEGDVGLALLERNSGATLTAANAKSEVCLQRISSHSYEHTRSPNSNSSAMLGGARSHRDLTQSSYGHHAGGNHGDSLEVSTRAPRRMSECSLGYSQTSSRLTGGNSHSMFASQMTLSSGSQAPPVDPNAVLRVPIIGYEVMEERARFTVYKLRVENPETNDCWLVMRRYTDFVRLNGKLKQSFPKLSLMLPRKKLFGDNFNAVFLDNRVQGLQIFVNSVMAKEELRKCKLVREFFCLDEPPSYSESMEECRAIFEAQEETIAHLKLQIQNKNDLILSLQQKLRDEMNEKEQLREAMKNVDLNCSHCSSANEVEALGLK; encoded by the exons ATGTCACTGCGGGCGCTGCGAAAGAGCCACAACAATAACACAGGAACTGCCAGAACGCCACAAAcaccgtcgtcgtcgtcgtcgtcgctcttCAAGAAGGCCAGCACAGCAACATCGACGTCACCGAAGAAGAAATCTCTAGCCCAAACTCTAGGCAGCAACTCCGCCACCCGCTCAGTGGGCAAGCAAACGCTCTTCCGTCAGAGGCAGCTCCTGGGTCGCTGCTGCCACTCAAGTCCCGACCTGCGACAAGGGGAAAAGTATCGGAACAGCAGCCTGTTGCGCAGCAAATCGGAGGGGGATGTTGGCCTAGCCCTTCTGGAGCGAAACTCTGGTGCTACATTGACGGCGGCCAACGCCAAGTCGGAGGTGTGTCTGCAGAGAATAAGCTCGCACAGCTACGAGCACACGCGGTCCCCAAACTCAAATAGCTCAGCAATGCTAGGTGGAGCACGTTCCCATCGGGACTTAACCCAATCGTCGTATGGCCACCATGCTGGCGGAAACCATGGTGATAGCCTGGAGGTAAGCACCAGGGCCCCGCGTCGGATGAGCGAGTGTAGTTTGGGCTACAGCCAGACCAGCTCGCGTCTTACTGGCGGCAACTCTCACTCCATGTTCGCCAGCCAAATGACGCTCTCCTCGGGCTCCCAGGCACCGCCCGTGGATCCCAATGCCGTGCTGCGCGTGCCCATCATCGGTTACGAGGTGATGGAGGAGCGGGCACGCTTCACCGTGTACAAGTTGCGTGTGGAGAACCCGGAGACAAATGACTGCTGGCTGGTGATGCGGCGCTACACGGACTTTGTCCGGCTAAATGGCAAGCTGAAGCAATCCTTTCCCAAGCTGTCCCTCATGCTGCCGCGTAAGAAGCTCTTTGGGGACAACTTCAATGCCGTCTTCCTGGACAACCGTGTGCAGGGCCTGCAGATCTTCGTGAACTCGGTGATGGCCAAAGAGGAGCTGCGCAAGTGCAAGCTGGTGCGAGAGTTCTTTTGCCTGGACGAGCCGCCCTCGTACTCCGAGTCCATGGAGGAGTGTCGG gcaATTTTCGAGGCCCAGGAGGAGACCATTGCCCACTTGAAGCTGCagatacaaaacaaaaacgatcTCATACTCAGCTTGCAGCAAAAGCTGCGCGACGAGATGAACGAAAAGGAGCAGCT